The DNA sequence GAAATCATACTGCTGCATATCAACTGATGGATAATTGACACTGTCATGAATCACACCCTTTGTAAAGTAATCGATGACGGTTTGCGCTGCCTCAATGGCAACTGACACCTGAGCTTCATACGTATATGCACCTAAATGAGGTGTGAGGATAACGTTATCAAGCTCATGGAATGGCGGCAGATTTTCAGGTGGTTCCTGAGTGAACACATCTAATGCTGCACCCGCTATTCGCTTTTCTTTCAATGCTTTGTATAAATCCTGTTCATTAACAATGCCTCCCCGTGCACAGTTTACAATACGCACTGTTGGTTTTAATTTTTTTATAACATCAGCATTAATGAGGTTTTTTGTTTCGTCGGTTAATGGTGTATGAACGCTGATAAAGTCAGCTTTTTTCCATATTGTTTCTAAATCAGCAATGTCTATATCCATAGCTGCTAATTTTTCTTTTGCTAGATAAGGATCAAATCCCACTACCTGCATCCCCAAAGCCTTACACAATTTAGCTAACTCTGCCCCTACCCGACCCAATCCTATAATGCCTATAACTTTACGTCGCAGTTCAACTCCTTCAAATTTCTTCTTTTCCCATAGTTGCTTTTTCATTGATGCATCTGCCTGTGGTATAGTGCGGGCAATTGAACATATAAGCGATAGAGCAAACTCAGCAGTGGAAATGGTATTCCCACCTGGAGCATTGGTAACAATAATACCTTTGGCCGTGGCAGCTTCAACATCCACATTATCAACACCAATGCCAGCACGGGCAATGATTTCTAATGCTTTAGCTTCTTCAATGATATCAGCTGTAACATGGGTAGCTGATCGAATAATAAGGGCATGAGCACCAGCTACGTGCTTTTTCAGGGTATCACTATCTAAACCTGGCTTGTATACTATATCAAAATCAGGGTTGCTCTGTAAAAGCTGCAACCCTTCGGGAGCAATGTCATCAGTAATAAGAATTTTCTTTTTCATGGTTTTCTCCCTTAGAAAAATTTATTTTACTCTTACTGTTATTGTAAAGTAGCCTTTACTGGCTTTTCATTTGATTCATAATTCAATTCTACTGTAACTCCTAATATAAGTAGTTTTGTTATTTACAATGAAACACTCCACTATGGACATAATCCCACTGTTTATCCTTATGGCCCCTTTATAACCCTATCTTTTCATGTGTAATAATGTAAAAAATACTAGAGTACTCCCTCCATGTATTATTACATCTTATAATATAGTAACTGGGTTTAAATGTCAATACATAGATTATAATGAAGTTTAATACTGGATATATTCCCATATTACACTATCATAAAAATTTACCCTACCAATAGCTTTTCCACTTGACTTTTTCCTATCAATTCACTAAATTATAATAAAATATTGTGAATAGATTCACTATAATTTACATATATTTGGTGAATAAATGGTATTAAAACGCACTATTCAGGATCAAATTGAAAAATTTTTATTCAAAAACAAAATAATTCTTATTTATGGTGCCCGACAGGTTGGTAAAACTACTCTGGTTAAATCAATAATGCAAAAATATCAGGATAGTGCACTGTACCTCAATTGTGATGAACCTGATATAAGAAATTTACTTCACAATAGAACATCCACAGAACTAAAATATATCATTGGGCAGAAAAAATTAGTAATAATTGATGAAGCACAGATGGTGAAAGATATAGGAGTTACACTAAAGCTACTCATAGATAATTTTCCGGAAATTCAAATCATAGCTACGGGTTCATCATCATTTGAATTAGCCAGCACTATATCACAACCCTTAACAGGCAGAAAAATTGAATTCAGACTATTCCCTTTTTCAATACAAGAATTGCACTCTATTTATTCCCGCTTGGAGATGGACCGTCTACTGCCACAATTTATGATATATGGTATGTATCCTGATATAGTACTGAACAAGGAAAATACTATAATACTTTTAAAAAATCTTGCTTTTAGTTACTCATACAAAGATGTGCTGCAATATCAGCAGATAAAAAATCCCGAAATTCTTGAAAAGCTATTACAGGCATTAGCTTTGCAAATTAGCAATGAAGTATCGTATAATGAATTATCTTCTTTGCTTGGTATTGATAAAAACACAGTAGCAAACTACATTAGAATACTGGAACAAGCATTTATCATCTTTAAACTACCTCCATTAAGCCGTAACTTGCGGAATGAAATAAAAAAACTAAAAAAAATATATTTCTGGGATACTGGCATACGGAATGCATTAATTAATAATTTTAATTCACTTGAATTGAGAACGGATACAGGGGCATTATGGGAAAACTTCTTTATTGCAGAAAGACTTAAATTTTTATATAACTCAATGGCAAATAAAAACATATATTTCTGGCGAACTCAGCAAAAACATGAAATTGATTATGTTGAAGAAGAAAATGGCCAATTTGATGCATTTGAAATTAAATGGAATAAACAAAAGGTGAAAATTCCATCAATATTCTTAGAAAATTACCCTGTAGCTCACCAGTATTGTATCAACAGGCAAAACTATATAGATCATATGTAAGCTACCTTCTTTGCCACCACCATGCAGCAAGCGAACCCGAAATATTGTGCCATATACTAAAAATTGCTCCGGGCAGTGCAGCTAATGCTTCAAAATGTACAATAGCAAGTGACACCGCAAGCCCCGAATTCTGCATACCCACTTCAATAGCAATAGTTTTACGTACCCTTTTATCAAATCCCATTACAGTAGCGGCACCATACCCTAACGCAAACCCTGCCACATTATGCAGCATTACCACAAGTATGGTAATACATCCCACTGTATGCAGGCTATGAGCATTTGCCGCAGTGATTCCTGCTATAATAGTAACTATCGCCACAACTGATACCGAAGGAAGCACCATTACCACATGGTCAATATATTTTTTTAAAAGAAACCGCACCATAATACCCAGTGCTACCGGCACGATAATAACCTGTACAATAGAAACAACCATGGAAATAAGTGGAACCGGCACCCACCGCCCGGCAAGAAGATACGTTAACAGAGGGGTCAGAGCAGGTGAAAGCATAGTGCTTGCAGTAGTCATCCCAACCGAAAGCGCTACATCGCCCTTTGCTAAGTATGTAATAACATTGGAGGCGGTTCCTCCAGGGCATGTGCCAACCAGAATCACACCAATGGCAAGCAGCGGCGGCAGATGAAAAAGCATGCACAAAAGCCAGGCAACAAGCGGCATGATAATAAACTGCGCCACCACACCGGTAACTAGAGCCATTGGGTATTTTACCACCACAACAAAGTCAGAAGGCTTTAAGGTTATGCCCATTCCAAACATGATTATTCCTAAAAAAAGCGGTATGTAGTTTACCAGAGGTTTAAACGCCAAAGGGAAATAATACCCGCATATAGATAAGAGAACAACCCATACTAAAAAATATTTTTCAATGATGTGTGTAAACCTGAGCATATAGATGTACCATCTAAAAAAGGGTGGCGATAGTTACTGGTAAGAAATACCGTATGCACAATAAAATTTTTGTATCACTGACTTCTATTGTGTGCGCAATCGTTTACATAGAAAAATATGCGCTCTCCCCGGGAATCGAACCCAGACGCACGGCTCCGGAGGCCGACGCTCTATCCATTGAGCTAGGAGAGCACGCATACCGTACATAGGCATATATACCAGAAAAGCTTACTATGTGTCAAGATTATTTGAGATACTGTATAGTAGTTTTAACGCAAATGATATTCTTTAGCAATATCCTCTAAAGTTTGAACTGAATTGGGCAATAC is a window from the Spirochaetota bacterium genome containing:
- the serA gene encoding phosphoglycerate dehydrogenase, which gives rise to MKKKILITDDIAPEGLQLLQSNPDFDIVYKPGLDSDTLKKHVAGAHALIIRSATHVTADIIEEAKALEIIARAGIGVDNVDVEAATAKGIIVTNAPGGNTISTAEFALSLICSIARTIPQADASMKKQLWEKKKFEGVELRRKVIGIIGLGRVGAELAKLCKALGMQVVGFDPYLAKEKLAAMDIDIADLETIWKKADFISVHTPLTDETKNLINADVIKKLKPTVRIVNCARGGIVNEQDLYKALKEKRIAGAALDVFTQEPPENLPPFHELDNVILTPHLGAYTYEAQVSVAIEAAQTVIDYFTKGVIHDSVNYPSVDMQQYDFLKPFINLAERMGKFQAIMLAGKVRSVQLYYSGEFGKYSREPLTAAYLKGLLSPYIDRPINYVNATMIAAERGIKVHVGESTQSGDWAHLVQAKAEGGTLSNELWGTVIAKQPWVVRCDEYLIDFIPSGKMLVMHNNDVPNVIGAIGMFLGKNHINIANLHLARTRRGGKALVILEIDEDIQQAVLENLAQLPEILDVNYVVV
- a CDS encoding ATP-binding protein, whose translation is MVLKRTIQDQIEKFLFKNKIILIYGARQVGKTTLVKSIMQKYQDSALYLNCDEPDIRNLLHNRTSTELKYIIGQKKLVIIDEAQMVKDIGVTLKLLIDNFPEIQIIATGSSSFELASTISQPLTGRKIEFRLFPFSIQELHSIYSRLEMDRLLPQFMIYGMYPDIVLNKENTIILLKNLAFSYSYKDVLQYQQIKNPEILEKLLQALALQISNEVSYNELSSLLGIDKNTVANYIRILEQAFIIFKLPPLSRNLRNEIKKLKKIYFWDTGIRNALINNFNSLELRTDTGALWENFFIAERLKFLYNSMANKNIYFWRTQQKHEIDYVEEENGQFDAFEIKWNKQKVKIPSIFLENYPVAHQYCINRQNYIDHM
- a CDS encoding bile acid:sodium symporter family protein, producing MLRFTHIIEKYFLVWVVLLSICGYYFPLAFKPLVNYIPLFLGIIMFGMGITLKPSDFVVVVKYPMALVTGVVAQFIIMPLVAWLLCMLFHLPPLLAIGVILVGTCPGGTASNVITYLAKGDVALSVGMTTASTMLSPALTPLLTYLLAGRWVPVPLISMVVSIVQVIIVPVALGIMVRFLLKKYIDHVVMVLPSVSVVAIVTIIAGITAANAHSLHTVGCITILVVMLHNVAGFALGYGAATVMGFDKRVRKTIAIEVGMQNSGLAVSLAIVHFEALAALPGAIFSIWHNISGSLAAWWWQRR